The Kwoniella dendrophila CBS 6074 chromosome 1, complete sequence genome contains a region encoding:
- a CDS encoding T-complex protein 1 subunit beta codes for MNVFADEATEERGENARLSSFVGAMALGDLVKSTLGPKGMNKILQSASTSQITVTNDGATILKSIHLDNPAAKILVNISKVQDDEVGDGTTSVCVLASELLREAEKLVTIQKIHPQTVVEGFRIASKASLDALEKSAVDNASNESNFRKDLFNIARTTLSSKVLSQDKDYFANLAVDAVLRLKGSTDLEHIQIIKKPGGKLTDSYLDEGFILDKQIATNSPKRIENAKILIANTSMDTDKIKIFGARVRVDGTGKLAELERAEKEKMKAKVQQIAAHGVTCFVNRQLIYNYPESLLAESGIMSIEHADFEGVERLALVTGGEIASTFDAPDKVKIGRCDLIEEIMIGEDKLIKFSGVAAGQACTVVLRGATSQMVEEAERSLHDALSVLSQTVKETRVTLGGGCAEMLMSCKVDEAARTVKGKKALAVEGFARALRQMPTILADNGGYDSSDLVTKLRAAHYEGRSDAGLDMDKGEIASMKDLGVTESYKLKKQVVVSASEAAEMILRVDNILRSTPRRREAH; via the exons ATGAACGtatttgctgatgaa GCTACcgaagaaagaggtgaaaatgCTCGTTTGTCATCTTTTGTAGGTGCTATGGCGTTAGGTGATTTAgtgaaatcaactttaggACCAAAAGGAATGAACAAAATATTGC AATCCGCTTCAACGAGTCAAATCACAGTAACGAATGATGGAGCGACAATATTAAAATCTATACATTTAGATAATCCTGCAGCTAAAATATTAGTTAATATATCAAAAGTgcaagatgatgaagttggtgaTGGCACAACATCAGTTTGTGTATTAGCATCAGAATTATtaagagaagctgaaaaattagTTACAATTCAAAAAATTCATCCACAAACTGTTGTTGAAGGTTTTAGAATCGCATcaaaagcttctttagatgCATTAGAAAAATCTGCTGTTGATAATGCATCAAATGAATCTAATTTTAGAAAAGATTTATTCAATATTGCAAGAactactttatcatcaaaagtTTTATCACAAGATAAAGATTATTTCGCAAATTTAGCCGTAGATGCTGTATTGAGATTAAAAGGTTCAACAGATTTAGAAcatattcaaattatcaaaaaaccaggtggtaaattaacTGATTCATAccttgatgaag GTTTCATCCTCGATAAACAAATTGCTACAAACTCACCTAAAAGAATAGAGAATGCTAAAATATTGATCGCTAACACTT CCATGGATACcgacaaaatcaaaatcttcgGTGCAAGAGTAAGAGTTGATGGTACCggtaaattagctgaattggaGAGAGCTGAAAAG GAAAAAATGAAAGCTAAAGTACAGCAAATTGCTGCTCACGGTGTAACATGTTTCGTAAATCGACAACTCATCTACAACTACCCTGAATCCCTCCTCGCTGAATCCGGTATCATGTCTATCGAGCACGCAGACTTCGAAGGTGTAGAGAGATTAGCTTTAGTGACTGGTGGTGAAATCGCTAGTACATTCGATGCACCTGATAAAGTTAAGATTGGTAGATGTGATTTGATCGAAGAAATCATGATTGGTGAagacaag CTTATCAAATTCTCTGGTGTTGCTGCTGGTCAAGCATGTACCGTAGTGTTACGAGGAGCAACCTCAcaaatggtagaagaagctgaaagatcattACACGATGCTCTTTCAGTTTTGTCACAAACTGTCAAAGAAACTAGAGTAACACTTGGTGGTGGATGTGCAGAAATGTTAATGTCTTGTAaggttgatgaagctgcCAGAACAgtaaaaggaaagaaagcATTAGCTGTAGAAGGTTTTGCACGGGCTTTAAGACAAATGCCAActattttagctgataatgGTGGTTACGATTCAAGTGATTTAGTCACTAAATTGAGAGCCGCTCATTATGAAGGTAGATCAGatgctggtttag ATATGGATAAAGGAGAAATTGCTTCAATGAAAGATTTGGGTGTAACTGAATCTTACAAATTAAAGAAACAAGTAGTAGTCAGTGCAAGTGAAGCAGCAGAAATGATCTTGCG TGTTGATAACATCTTACGAAGTACACCAAGACGTCGTGAGGCTCACTAG